The DNA window CCATGCCCGAGGCCCTCGACCGGAAGGCGCAGCTTCGCGGGTACCTGCGCAACCTCCTCGCCCGCGGGGTGGACCGGATCGTCGTCCTCCACCCGGCGCCTCCGGAGCACGTCGCCTGGATCGTCCGCCTCCCCGAGGTCTTCGTCCCCGAGTGGGCGGACGCCGCCCACGACAACCACCTCTACCGGTTCGACCGCGAGCGCGCCCGCGCGATGGTGGAGGCCCCGTGACCCGGCGCCTGCTCCTCGCGGCCACCCTCGCCCTCGCGCTGGCGCACGCCCTCGTCTACCGATTCCTCTGCGACGACGCGTTCATCTCGTTCCGCTACGCGCGCAACCTCGCCGACGGATTCGGCCTGGTCTTCAACCCCGGCTTCGAGCGCGTCGAGGGGTACACGAACTTCCTCTGGGTCGTGATCCTGGCGGCGGGGGATCTCGTGGGGATCGCCCCCGAGCACGCGGCGAATCCGCTCTCGCTCGTCCTCACGGTCGTGTTGTGGGGGCTCGTCGCGCGGGGGGCGGTGATTCTGGGCGACGAGGACCGCCGCACGTGGGCCGTGGCGGTCGCCCCTCTCCTTCTCGGCGCGACGCGCTCCGTCGCGGTCTGGGCGACGAGCGGCCTCGAGACCCGGCTGTACGAGGTCCTCGTCGTCGGGGGAACGCTCGCCGTCGCCTCGGAGGTCGAGCGCCGGGGCGCCCGGCCGTGGGGGGCGTTCCTGCTCGCGCTCGCGACCCTCACGCGCCCCGACGGCCTGCTGGTCGCGGCGTGCGTGCTCTCGTGCGGGGCGCTCTGGGCGCTCACGAAGCGGACCGCGACCTTCGGGTCGGTCGCGCTGCAGGCGGCGGTCTTCTGGACGCTCGTCGGCGCGCACTTCCTCTGGCGCAAGGGCTACTACGGGGAGTGGCTTCCGAACACCTATTACGCGAAGGTCGGCGGCCGGGCGTGGTGGGAGATGGGCTTCACCTATCTCGGTGCGTTCGCGCTCGAATACGGGTTGTGGCTCGTCGTGCCGGTGGCGGTTGTCGGAGCGGTGTTCCTGGTCCGCCGCGGGCGCGGGCACGTGCCGCTCCTCTTCGCGGCCGCGGTCGTCCCCCACGCGATCTACGTCGCCTCGATCGGCGGCGACCACTTCGAGTACCGCCCGCTCGACGCGTATTTCCCGTTCCTGTTCCTGCTCGCGGGGGAGGGGGTGCGCCGCCTTCCCTGGCGCGCGGCGTTGACCCTCGCCCTCGTCTTCGTCGTGACGTGGCTCCCGCTGCGATCGCACCTCGGGTTCGTGAAGGAGTACTGGCCCGGGTTCCCCGGCCAGCGCCCCGATCACCCGGTCGCGGGGAAGTTCCTCGAGCCGTTCACCCCCCTCGGCCGACTCCACCGCGACCTCCTGCGCGAGACGACCTCGCGCTTCGTGGGGATCCGGCAGGAGGAGCACCGGCTGTTCCTTCGGACCGTCGAGGACCAGGGGCGTTACCTGCGCGCGCTCGTGGACGACGGCGTGCTCCCGAAGGACACGCACGTCGCCACGAGCTGCGTCGGCGCGATCCCGTATCGCTCGAATCTTCGGACCCTCGACAAGCTCGGCCTCACCGACAAGGTGGTCGCGCGATCGACGCCGTCGGAGTGGCGCATCCTCGCCCACGACAAACACGCCACGATCGACTACGCGCGCTCGATCGGCGTGGACCTGTGGTCCGAGGATCCCGTCCACCTCGCCCTCCCGCTCGGCGACGGGCGCATCTCCTTCCACCTCGACGCGGCGGTCGCGGCGGGGGAGGAGGTCTGGTGGGCGCAGCTCCCCGGGGATCGGGCGCTGCTGGTGCGCCTGCCGCTGGGCCCCGA is part of the Candidatus Polarisedimenticolaceae bacterium genome and encodes:
- a CDS encoding tetratricopeptide repeat protein, with product MTRRLLLAATLALALAHALVYRFLCDDAFISFRYARNLADGFGLVFNPGFERVEGYTNFLWVVILAAGDLVGIAPEHAANPLSLVLTVVLWGLVARGAVILGDEDRRTWAVAVAPLLLGATRSVAVWATSGLETRLYEVLVVGGTLAVASEVERRGARPWGAFLLALATLTRPDGLLVAACVLSCGALWALTKRTATFGSVALQAAVFWTLVGAHFLWRKGYYGEWLPNTYYAKVGGRAWWEMGFTYLGAFALEYGLWLVVPVAVVGAVFLVRRGRGHVPLLFAAAVVPHAIYVASIGGDHFEYRPLDAYFPFLFLLAGEGVRRLPWRAALTLALVFVVTWLPLRSHLGFVKEYWPGFPGQRPDHPVAGKFLEPFTPLGRLHRDLLRETTSRFVGIRQEEHRLFLRTVEDQGRYLRALVDDGVLPKDTHVATSCVGAIPYRSNLRTLDKLGLTDKVVARSTPSEWRILAHDKHATIDYARSIGVDLWSEDPVHLALPLGDGRISFHLDAAVAAGEEVWWAQLPGDRALLVRLPLGPDAARRKFPKLDLRSIRDPQALASLRAAIATAEAKGAGEDPDSLAGRVRAATVRAAQGDLDGAIAALRAIPEQDDADVAYNLGTLLAQAGRIDEAIPPLERATKARGDFSRSWFNLGLAYSKAGRAQDALPALARAAELEPDNPEIRFALGATALTLGRADIAQAQAAALEGMEGERGKQLAARLKAAESPLSN